Below is a window of Stygiolobus azoricus DNA.
CAGGAATAGTTCCAGCATTTCAAATAATAGGTCTTGCATTTAATAATTCAGCGTTGTTTAATCTCGGTACGGAAATATTAACAAACCCAGTATATTTCTTCATTGCAAGTCTATTGTCGTTAATATTAATGTGGATTGTTAGTATATCACCGCAAAAAATAATGAGCAATTTCCTTTTTGCAATTGCCACGATGCAGGTGATAGGAGCAGTTCTTATAATAGGCTTATTTGCTGAAGGGAGAAGCGTTTTCATCGCTGATTTTAATAGGTTCTCTTCAATGTTTTCCGGGCCAACATATCAGACTCTCTATTCTAATGGATTAAACTATTATTCTCCATATGCGGATCCGATGCAGACATTCGTATTTGCGGTATTAATGCTAATGTGGTTATTCGTGTGGTTTTTCGGGCCTTCCTATTTTGCAGGAGAATACAAACAAGCCACCAGAAGCCTCAAGTTAGGTATGTTAATAGGTTATGGTATAGCTACTCTCCTCATCATAGGATTAACAGTATATACAGCAATAATAATGGGAATACCTTTCTTTAATTATGTCGCATTGAATGGTTGGGGTTCGAGTAATCCAGTAAGTGCTTCCGAAGGATATATAGCATGGGCAGGGATTATGGCTCTAGGATCACCAGTTATAGCTCTGCTTTTAGGAATTCTTAATATAGGCATTCAGTTTGTTGCAGGTCCGTTATCTTTGGCAATACCTGCGAGAGTTATGCTAGCAATGTCTTTCGATAGAATATTACCTGAGAAGTTAGCTTACGTGAATCCGAAAACACAGAGCCCGCTCATAGCGGCTGGTGTAGCCTTAGCCTTAAGTGTTTTCTTCGAATATGCAACACAATTTCTGGGATTTGCTATTTCTACAATAGCCTTAATCGCAATACTATTTATTTACCAGTTTTTACAAGCCACAATATCAGCTACAGTTGCAGGGATAAAGGGAATACCCAGTGTTAAACTATCACAAAAGGAGAAAAAGGAATTACTGATAACTGGCATAATATCCTCTGTAGTTCTTATTGTCTCTGTTATTGTAGCTATAGGTTATGCCGTTGTTAACAGTTTATATAATTCTATGGTTTTAGCAGGAAACTTACCTCTAAACCTAGCCTTAATTGCGATAATTCCGATCATAGGTGTAGTGACATATTACGTGGCTAAGTATTACAGACAAAAAGAAGGTATAGAGTTAAAATTAATATTCACAGAGATACCACCCGAGTAATATCTTTTAATTCATTTTTTATACTCTCATCCTCAAATATATCTAAGGGTAAATACGCTGTAACTATCCAGTTTGGGACGTCCACTACTTCACTAACTCTCAGGTTTACCGCTACACTTGCTAACATATAAGCTTCAACTGGTGTCATATACTTTGCTAACATAGAAATTATACCCTTAATAGCCTTTTTTGCTGCTACCCATAAATTACTATCAATCCCAGGATAGGCTAAATACTCCTCAAATTCCATCTTTTTTACCTTATCAGTATAAAACACCGGTTGGGTTAACCCCAAGTTCTTTATTATCCTTATTTTCATTGTTACTTCTAGAGGAGCTTCAATTGCTGTTCCACATACTTCACCGTCGCCTTGAGCTAAATGAGTATCTCCAATTGAGAGCAATGCTCCTTTTACGAATACCGGCAAATAGAGTTTAGAACCTTGAGTTATGTGCTTTATATCCATATTACCTCCGTTCTCTCGCGGAGGAATTGTACTGAATTTTCCCCTTTGAGGTAATGCTACTCCTATAACACCAGGGAAGGGGTAAGTCGGGATTTTTACTTTTAAGTCTCCGAATTTAGCATAAGCATAACTGTTCTTAACATCCCATATTTTCAGGGCTGGACCCTTGAGATCTATAGGGGCAGTATATTGCTCATCTGCTAAGAATCCGAATCCCGGTAGTACAGATGTCCATCCCCAGCCTTTATCCTTAAACTCAATAAATTCCACCTCTATTACATCACCTGGTTCAGCTCCTTTTATTTCGATCGGACCAGTTAACGGATGAATCTTATCGAAGTCTAAATTATACAAGTCTTTTACGGTTGATGTTGGAGTTATTTGCCCATCACTGGCCTCTTTAGTTTCTACAGTTATAACATCTCCGTCGTTAACTGAAAAAATAGGTGGTAAACTATTATCCCATTTGTTATGGGTTTTAGCGTGTATTGTATATTGCATGATTTATATACCGCAAGTTAGATTAAATAAAAATGTATAAAGAGATGTCCGAAACAAGTATATTTAGTGAATTCGAGAGAGAATTAGGTAAGAAGGTATCATTTGACAAAGAACAAATAGCTAAATATTCAGTGGCACCTTATGTAGTATCTCCAATACTCTCTAAATTAAGTAAAGGTATTCTAGGAATTGTTAATGTCTTTGATGAAGACGATTTAAGGATAACATTGCAGTTAGCTTATAAACATAATATTCCTCTGGTTTTAAGAGGACGAGGCACCTCAACAATTGGTCAAGTGATCCCGCTTAAGCCCTCAATAATAGTAGATATAAGTAATTTCAGCAACACTCTAACTATAGATAAAGATTATGTGACTGTCTACCCTGGGAATAAAGTTATTGATGTCCTTAAGTATCTAAGAAAACGTGGTAAGACTTTAAAGGTTTACCCAAGTAGTTTGTATATTTCCACTATTGGTGGATATATTTCAGGTGGAGATGTAGGAATAGGTTCATTCCAGTTTGGTTATCATTTTCATGCTGGAATCAGATATCTTAAAGTTCTAAGTAGTGATGGCAAAACTATAGAGGTTAGAGGTATTGATACTTTAGGTTTTGCACAAGCTGCAGGAACTAATGGTGCAATAACTGAGGCTGAAATTAGCATTATGAATGAGGATGATTGGAAGGATCAGTTAGTAAGTAGTGACAATTTAATAGAAATTCTAGAAACGATAAAGATACTTCCAAGAGAGAAAGTAAGGAGGGTTACAATAGAGGACTCACGTGCTTTAAGTCTCGTGGGAAGGTTAGAAGGACTTAGAAAGTGGAACTTGATTGTATCTTCAACCTTAAAAGTAGGAAACGAGATTAATGCTAAGTTCCTTGATGAACTAGCATTTGCAGCTGCTTATGTAACGTTTAGCAAAATATCTAATTTTAAAAACTTCTTTTATGAAGTGAGGTTGTTAAGTCTTGAGGAATTTTATGATGTGGTAAGTGAAATAAAGAAGTCTTTAGGCGATGAAGTCATGATCCATGGTGACGTTATGACATTACGAGGGAAAATAATCATTTATACTGTTTTTATGTCTGAGAAGAGTAATTTCAGATTAATTGAAGATGTAATGAGGAGGAAAGGAATTCCGTTTGAGATTCATTCCATCTACATAAACGATAGAGTAGATGAGCCTGAACGACTTGAGTTAATGAAGAAGTATAAAAGGTTATTAGACCCTAAAGATATCTTAAATCCGGGTAAACTTAGACTTGATACTTGAGAATTTAATAAAAGTTATTAATTCCTTAGAGACAAAAAATCCTAAACAAAAGGTCTTTGAATTAATAAAGGGCAAACATGTAGAAGTAGAAGAAATTAACCTCAAGGGAGATAATAATGAAGAAGTTACATATTTGAGATTTTACATTAAAAATTCTAGGAAAAGAACGATAGAAGTTTTAGGTAGATTAGGTTCCATACAATTAAGTAATTCTATAGGTCTAGTCTCAGATGCAGATGGAGCTATAGTCTCGTTAACAGTCTTAATGGAAATACTAAACCTATATGAAAATGGTTTTGATATTCCAGTTAACGTTACTGTGATAACTAACTTAAGTACCAACGCCAGGCTTATACCCCATCAACCCTTTTACTTCATGATTCCTCTAATAGGGCTTGAGGAAGCAATGAAATACGAGGTTGATAAAAATTCTGATACACTGATCTCAATAGATTCGACTAAAGGTAATAAAACAGCTAAATTTAAAGACTTTGCTATAACTCACGTGGTTAAAGAAGGGTATATCTTAAGAGTTGTTGATGAAATAATTGATATCTACACTAGAGTTACTGGTCATGAGCCATACTTTGTTCCGCTTACTACAGGCGATCTGACTCCTCTAAGCTTCAACGTATACCATATAAGTACGCTTATCTCGCCATGGATGTACACAAATGCTGCAGTACTTGGAGTAGCTACAGTCTCAACTTACCCAATACCAGGATACGTTACTGGCGTAATGGACATTACTATGTTAGAACATGCATCGAGATTTATAGTCGAATTGATAAAATACCTAGATAATGAACGTTTAATATATTATGATAATGAACTAAAAGAATTGAAAGAAAAAATCGGAGAATCAAATTTAATGAGATTTCATTCTGGCGGGATTTCTTGATATAATAACCTTAGATCTATTCCCTCGTTCTTTTTCAATGTATAATATCTCAAAGCATAAATCACAACCCCTGCAATAACTGCTATACCAATGAACTCGTCAGCAAAAGCATTTCCGCCTAATGCTGGGTCTTTTATAAATACATAAGAGAGATAGATGAAATAAATGAATGATAAAACAGAAGCTATAGTTATCACTGGTATCTTACCTATCTTGATTCTACTTGAGTTAGAATCTTTAAAGAAGGATTTTCTGGCATACAGTATTCCCCCTAGTGATACTATAGCAAACCAAACCATGCCTAAAAGAGTAGTGCCGAATAAGTCATATATAGAGGCAAAGAATATTGATACTACAATTATAATCATTGTTCCAGCAAAATCGAGGAGATGAATATACACTGGGGACTTAAATTTAGGACTGATATAAGCAAATTTCTCGGGTAAAACTCTATCAAATGACAGAGCAAATACGTACCTGGCGAAAATTACGATACCATAACCAATTGTCGCTAGATCCCAGAACGGATATCCTATTGCCACGATCCAGTCTAATATTGGATTCTTTATCGTCAAGATCGCATAGGTTAGAAAGTTAGGAGAAACTGGTGCCGAAGTAGGCCAATTAGATGGAGCATTATTGGCAAAATTTATTCCTACTACACCATACATTACAGCGAGGCTTAATGTTACTATTATTCCAGTAAAGACTAAAGATAGAAAAAGATTGTATTTCCCCTTTCTGTTTAGGCCTTTTATCTCGGCTGCTATTCCAGGGGAGGCATTAAGCCAAGGATATATAAATACTACAAACAAAGGTAAAAGGCTCATCGTAGCAGAGAAAGAAAATGAAGAAGTAGACACTGTTGATATCTTATAATAAGATGTATTATAGGTAGCAAGAAGAGAGTTTATAGAAGATACAAAAGCTGAGTGACCGTAATATAACATTCCCACAAGTGTCATTATAGTAGCTACTATGGCAATTATTGCCGTTACGGATATGAACATAAAACCGAATTTGGGCTTAAATATATTTACGGCTATTCCTATAGAAAACACTATTGCTGCTAAGATTGCTGTATAAGTAGGTTGTAGAAGTGTAGCAGAAAAGCTTGATAGGGCTGTGTTAGAAGAAGCAACTGCGAGGGCTCCTAATGATGAACTCAGAAATGATGGAACCGAGAGCGCTATAAGAGCGATATATGCTAATGTCTGTAATGCTAATGCTATAGCTAAAGGAGATGCTATCCATGGAGACACTAGTCTAGACATCCAAACGTAATCTCCTCCAGTTCTGGGTATGTCCAGCATTAATAATGTGTATAGTATAGCTTGAGGTATTGTAAGAAGTAGTCCTATAAGGGAAGTTACTATTGCATTACTACCTGGAGTTAAGGCTGACGTAATAAAGTAAATTCCTGCACCCGCCGACATATTGCCCAGATTTATCATTATAGCATCTAGTACAGATGCGTCTTTTACTAGTCCTGAGCTCTCTCTTATAAATAACTTCTTTTCCACAATGAGTTTATACTATACACTATTTAAAAACTTATATGTTATTTTAAACATGAAAGGAATGTAAGTTGCTGAAAAATGTTTATATTTTTAGCAAGGTTTTTTTCCGTCGAAGGGAAAGTCAATGATAAATTAGGTACGAAATACTGTATTGTTTTTAGCAAGATTATACCTGATTCTTATAATCCGTTTAAGAAATTAAGAAAATCATGATAAATGAGTGGATTCCACTTACTTTCTCTGACGAACTTCGGGATATGAAGGGTGTAACCACTCTAGGTAAAAACGTATTGCTTTTACGGTACAAGGATCAAGTATACGCATTTAGCGATTT
It encodes the following:
- a CDS encoding APC family permease encodes the protein MSQGKKLFIRESSGLVRQMGAKHAFAKVLALIVPISLYYTLIYSPAIPAANWYIGIVIAPIMALPIFLVYLKLAEYIPRSSGEYIYISRIIGPLPATIQGIANIISTPLLAAILSQIEVSAGIVPAFQIIGLAFNNSALFNLGTEILTNPVYFFIASLLSLILMWIVSISPQKIMSNFLFAIATMQVIGAVLIIGLFAEGRSVFIADFNRFSSMFSGPTYQTLYSNGLNYYSPYADPMQTFVFAVLMLMWLFVWFFGPSYFAGEYKQATRSLKLGMLIGYGIATLLIIGLTVYTAIIMGIPFFNYVALNGWGSSNPVSASEGYIAWAGIMALGSPVIALLLGILNIGIQFVAGPLSLAIPARVMLAMSFDRILPEKLAYVNPKTQSPLIAAGVALALSVFFEYATQFLGFAISTIALIAILFIYQFLQATISATVAGIKGIPSVKLSQKEKKELLITGIISSVVLIVSVIVAIGYAVVNSLYNSMVLAGNLPLNLALIAIIPIIGVVTYYVAKYYRQKEGIELKLIFTEIPPE
- a CDS encoding FAD-binding oxidoreductase; this encodes MYKEMSETSIFSEFERELGKKVSFDKEQIAKYSVAPYVVSPILSKLSKGILGIVNVFDEDDLRITLQLAYKHNIPLVLRGRGTSTIGQVIPLKPSIIVDISNFSNTLTIDKDYVTVYPGNKVIDVLKYLRKRGKTLKVYPSSLYISTIGGYISGGDVGIGSFQFGYHFHAGIRYLKVLSSDGKTIEVRGIDTLGFAQAAGTNGAITEAEISIMNEDDWKDQLVSSDNLIEILETIKILPREKVRRVTIEDSRALSLVGRLEGLRKWNLIVSSTLKVGNEINAKFLDELAFAAAYVTFSKISNFKNFFYEVRLLSLEEFYDVVSEIKKSLGDEVMIHGDVMTLRGKIIIYTVFMSEKSNFRLIEDVMRRKGIPFEIHSIYINDRVDEPERLELMKKYKRLLDPKDILNPGKLRLDT
- a CDS encoding DUF1177 family protein; protein product: MILENLIKVINSLETKNPKQKVFELIKGKHVEVEEINLKGDNNEEVTYLRFYIKNSRKRTIEVLGRLGSIQLSNSIGLVSDADGAIVSLTVLMEILNLYENGFDIPVNVTVITNLSTNARLIPHQPFYFMIPLIGLEEAMKYEVDKNSDTLISIDSTKGNKTAKFKDFAITHVVKEGYILRVVDEIIDIYTRVTGHEPYFVPLTTGDLTPLSFNVYHISTLISPWMYTNAAVLGVATVSTYPIPGYVTGVMDITMLEHASRFIVELIKYLDNERLIYYDNELKELKEKIGESNLMRFHSGGIS
- a CDS encoding APC family permease produces the protein MEKKLFIRESSGLVKDASVLDAIMINLGNMSAGAGIYFITSALTPGSNAIVTSLIGLLLTIPQAILYTLLMLDIPRTGGDYVWMSRLVSPWIASPLAIALALQTLAYIALIALSVPSFLSSSLGALAVASSNTALSSFSATLLQPTYTAILAAIVFSIGIAVNIFKPKFGFMFISVTAIIAIVATIMTLVGMLYYGHSAFVSSINSLLATYNTSYYKISTVSTSSFSFSATMSLLPLFVVFIYPWLNASPGIAAEIKGLNRKGKYNLFLSLVFTGIIVTLSLAVMYGVVGINFANNAPSNWPTSAPVSPNFLTYAILTIKNPILDWIVAIGYPFWDLATIGYGIVIFARYVFALSFDRVLPEKFAYISPKFKSPVYIHLLDFAGTMIIIVVSIFFASIYDLFGTTLLGMVWFAIVSLGGILYARKSFFKDSNSSRIKIGKIPVITIASVLSFIYFIYLSYVFIKDPALGGNAFADEFIGIAVIAGVVIYALRYYTLKKNEGIDLRLLYQEIPPE
- a CDS encoding acetamidase/formamidase family protein, translating into MQYTIHAKTHNKWDNSLPPIFSVNDGDVITVETKEASDGQITPTSTVKDLYNLDFDKIHPLTGPIEIKGAEPGDVIEVEFIEFKDKGWGWTSVLPGFGFLADEQYTAPIDLKGPALKIWDVKNSYAYAKFGDLKVKIPTYPFPGVIGVALPQRGKFSTIPPRENGGNMDIKHITQGSKLYLPVFVKGALLSIGDTHLAQGDGEVCGTAIEAPLEVTMKIRIIKNLGLTQPVFYTDKVKKMEFEEYLAYPGIDSNLWVAAKKAIKGIISMLAKYMTPVEAYMLASVAVNLRVSEVVDVPNWIVTAYLPLDIFEDESIKNELKDITRVVSL